In the Festucalex cinctus isolate MCC-2025b chromosome 10, RoL_Fcin_1.0, whole genome shotgun sequence genome, one interval contains:
- the LOC144026585 gene encoding uncharacterized protein LOC144026585: MCKVKILRALVKQRLNVAVEEIFGLFERTIAEYEEELCRTKEENERQRELLDNVFNHQNGLHAEDVQHVLVQNQDDDVPSEEKQVQHIHIKKEEEDMWGEDDITTVMLSAEDVKIEDDGAQSSWLPNEENIGGGSAQTSTTEADGEHRDLAPLSDVDGVSQSSDNDNAKEPSESKGDKKLYTCSECGKTFVNRSVLRNHMVTHTGEKRFACSVCNKRFSLRHHVNRHMRIHTGEHPYSCSVCAKGFRDKFGLRSHMSKHTGQKPYSCPICGKGLSCNSSLRIHMKLHTEEKPFTCPVCGKGFAGSSSFSVHLRQHTGEKPFVCHICSKCFSRQETLTVHIKRHTESQQ; encoded by the exons ATGTGTAAAGTTAAAATTTTGAGAGCGTTGGTGAAGCAGCGACTTAACGTGGCCGTCGAAGAAATATTCGGACTGTTCGAAAGAACCATCGCGGAGTACGAGGAAGAACTTTGTCGAACAAAGGAGGAGAACGAGCGCCAACGCGAACTCCTCGACAATGTTTTCAACCATCAAAACGGACTTCACGCAGAGG ATGTGCAGCACGTGTTGGTGCAGAATCAAGATGATGACGTTCCCTCAGAGGAGAAGCAGGTGCAACACATCCACattaaaaaggaagaagaggacATGTGGGGGGAGGATGACATCACGACGGTCATGCTGTCTGCTGAAGACGTGAAGATCGAAGATGACGGCGCTCAGTCCTCGTGGCTTCCAAATGAGGAAAACATAGGCGGCGGCTCGGCTCAAACTTCGACAACAGAAGCCGACGGAGAACACCGTGACTTGGCGCCGCTATCAGACGTGGACGGCGTGTCACAGTCCTCGGATAACGACAACGCCAAAGAACCGTCGGAGTCCAAAGGTGACAAAAAGCTCTACACCTGCTCCGAATGCGGCAAAACGTTTGTCAACAGAAGCGTTTTGAGAAATCACATGGTCACGCACACGGGCGAGAAACGTTTCGCGTGCTCCGTTTGCAATAAAAGATTCTCCCTAAGGCATCACGTGAACAGACACATGAGAATCCACACGGGCGAGCATCCCTATTCCTGCTCGGTTTGCGCGAAAGGATTCCGGGATAAGTTCGGCTTGAGGAGTCACATGAGCAAACACACCGGCCAGAAGCCTTACTCGTGTCCAATTTGCGGCAAAGGTTTGTCTTGTAACTCGTCGCTGCGGATTCACATGAAATTACACACCGAGGAGAAACCCTTCACGTGTCCCGTTTGCGGCAAAGGTTTCGCCGGCAGTTCGTCTTTTAGCGTACACCTCAGACAACACACGGGGGAGAAGCCTTTCGTTTGCCACATCTGTAGCAAATGTTTCTCCCGTCAGGAAACGCTCACCGTCCACATTAAACGTCACACTGAGAGCCAACAGTAA
- the LOC144026584 gene encoding uncharacterized protein LOC144026584 — protein sequence MCKVRILRTLVKQRLNVAVEEIFELFERTIAEYEEELCRTKEEKERQRELLDALLKPHVRLHREDTQQVLVESEDEVPDVEQEGPAEPSLIKKEEQNVWSSQDDGEQLQRLEEEADVSQFTWAGDGVHVKGEEDEDQLRASQNEENREAAGNGHSPVNNFTPLSDMPDVMSPLPDVDHRDGAKQPSNSQGGKKRFVCTECGRTFAYKKSLKTHMIIHTGEKHFACSFCAKRFLRKCDLKTHMATHTDEKPFSCVICAKGFTLRKYLMIHMKTHAAHTPFTCSVCAKRFSSAQCLVLHARQHETAEGDGSRLSCSVCGETFVGKAMLSRHMLTHGGEKLFTCSGFPETLQPG from the exons atgtgtaaagtcCGAATCCTGAGAACGTTGGTGAAGCAGCGGCTAAACGTGGCCGTCGAAGAGATATTTGAACTGTTTGAAAGGACGATAGCGGAGTACGAGGAGGAACTTTGTCGAACCAAAGAGGAGAAAGAACGACAACGCGAACTCCTGGACGCTCTTCTCAAGCCTCACGTTCGACTACACAGAGAAG ACACGCAGCAGGTGCTGGTGGAGAGTGAAGACGAGGTTCCTGATGTCGAGCAGGAGGGGCCAGCAGAGCCCTCCCTGATTAAAAAAGAAGAGCAGAACGTGTGGAGTAGTCAGGATGATGGGGAGCAGCTTCAAAGGCTGGAGGAAGAGGCTGACGTCAGCCAGTTCACATGGGCCGGCGACGGCGTCCACGTGAAGGGAGAAGAGGACGAAGATCAGCTTCGTGCCAGTCAAAATGAGGAGAACAGAGAAGCCGCTGGAAATGGACACTCACCGGTCAACAACTTCACTCCGTTATCAGACATGCCTGACGTGATGTCACCGTTGCCCGACGTGGATCACAGAGATGGCGCCAAACAACCTTCGAACTCTCAAGGCGGCAAAAAACGCTTCGTCTGCACCGAGTGCGGGAGGACGTTCGCCTATAAGAAGTCGCTGAAAACGCACATGATCATACACACGGGAGAGAAACATTTCGCGTGCTCGTTCTGCGCTAAACGGTTCTTGAGAAAGTGCGACTTGAAGACCCACATGGCCACGCATACGGACGAGAAGCCTTTCAGCTGCGTGATTTGCGCCAAAGGCTTCACTCTGAGGAAATACTTGATGATACACATGAAAACGCACGCCGCCCACACACCTTTCACCTGCTCGGTTTGCGCTAAAAGATTCTCCAGCGCGCAGTGTCTCGTGTTACACGCGAGACAACACGAGACGGCGGAAGGCGACGGGAGCCGCTTGAGCTGCTCGGTGTGCGGCGAAACGTTCGTCGGTAAGGCGATGCTGAGCAGGCACATGTTGACGCACGGTGGAGAGAAACTCTTCACATGCTCCGGTTTTCCTGAAACGCTTCAACCGGGGTGA
- the LOC144027767 gene encoding uncharacterized protein LOC144027767 — protein MCKVRMLRELVKQRLNVAIEEIFELFDQTLVEYEEEICRTKAENVRQRELLDSVLKPQVGVRSTDIQQVSVERQEEAPSNAGEPSEPPRIKEEAWSGQDGEQLDKPEEGADITSFTLPGGVPVKSEDDDDEAQRLHQGQGEQNREADAPLSDMDDAMSHPSDTDHSEGAKETSEKTSQGDATHHADNKQFKCSECGKRFAHKGSLKIHMITHTGEKHFACSFCSKTFYLKHHMNRHMRIHTGEHPYSCSVCAKGFRDKYKLINHMRTHVSEKPFACSLCMKRFSSRECLALHVTTHTEENEKATSSSSEVQSQVVSNFAPLSDLDDDDVMSRSSDTDHSDDGKEAGKKPDGDGDNNNFVCSKCGKTFYHKGHLNRHMITHTGEKPFGCSFCAKCFTRKSDLKVHVQVKHTGDKPFECAVCAKSFPVKRYLITHMRKHDGHLPFICSACGKAFAAKEELEAHAATDAECAGSQADDTTAQSSEADLEKSSKRDAAAQHTGFICSECGKSFVQKATLNRHMRIHTGEKPFGCAACGKRFSRNGDLTIHMRTHSAEKLFNCTLCSESFSLKHYLSVHMKRHFADKPFACSVCAKRFNTKAHLKTHMKRHTGEKPFSCEVCGRCFFCKRDVRTHMRTHTGEKPFTCPVCNKGFSTKTYVSMHMRTHTGERLFSCDACHKRFTFKTQVYSHVCTGYKNSTNDTAGLLTLEEKAEVVNGALGWLANAFRTVKMCKVRMLRELVKQRLNVAVEEIFQLFERTFADYEEELCRTKEENERQRQLLDAVLKPQVGLHASDIQQVLVESEEDVPSEQQEEPTETPHVKEEDDEEEDDEWTSLAVKSEENRGGTSSGIEAKADRQQADTPLSDVDDPMSPSTDTEHSDDAKEPSDPKGDNNPLICTECGKTFIQRGNLNRHMRTHSGEKPFACSFCSKSFTRKSDLKVHVQAKHTGEKPFNCDICAKKFPVKKYLMIHMRTHSLEKPFACLACAKGFSSKAELDAHGDGELCGTSQAGADDAASHPPEIERARKPAKADQTQPADGAQFICAECGKTFSLKGTLKRHMRTHTGEKPFSCAVCGKSFSTKSDMKTHVETHSGEKPFGCTICGERFSLKQYLKIHMKRHFADKPFSCTVCAKRFFTKAHLKTHMRTHTGEKPFSCEVCGRCFFCKRDVRTHMRTHTGEKPFTCPVCNKGFSTKAYVTMHMRTHTGERLFSCDVCQKRFTFKTQVNSHVCAGQKNRRKDSAGI, from the exons ATGTGTAAAGTCAGAATGCTGCGCGAACTGGTGAAGCAGCGACTAAACGTGGCCATCGAGGAGATATTTGAACTGTTTGACCAAACTCTCGTGGAGTACGAGGAGGAAATCTGTCGAACGAAAGCGGAGAACGTGCGACAACGCGAACTACTGGACTCAGTTCTCAAACCTCAAGTTGGAGTTCGCTCAACAG ACATCCAGCAGGTGTCGGTGGAGAGACAAGAAGAGGCTCCATCCAACGCTGGGGAGCCTTCAGAGCCCCCTCGGATTAAGGAGGAAGCGTGGAGCGGTCAGGATGGGGAGCAGCTTGATAAACCGGAGGAGGGGGCTGACATTACCTCTTTCACGCTTCCCGGCGGTGTTCCCGTGAAGAGtgaagacgacgacgatgaaGCCCAGCGTCTTCATCAGGGTCAAGGTGAGCAGAACAGAGAAGCCGACGCTCCACTGTCAGACATGGACGACGCGATGTCACATCCGTCCGACACGGACCACAGCGAGGGCGCCAAAGAAACTTCGGAAAAGACCTCCCAAGGCGACGCGACACATCACGCGGACAACAAACAATTCAAGTGCTCCGAATGCGGCAAAAGGTTCGCGCACAAAGGAAGCTTAAAAATCCACATGATCacgcacacgggagagaaacaCTTCGCTTGCTCATTTTGCTCCAAAACCTTCTACTTGAAGCATCACATGAACCGACACATGCGAATCCACACGGGGGAGCATCCGTACTCCTGCTCGGTTTGCGCCAAAGGCTTCCGAGATAAGTACAAACTTATCAATCACATGAGGACGCACGTGTCCGAGAAACCGTTTGCCTGCTCGCTTTGCATGAAACGATTCTCCAGTCGGGAGTGCCTCGCGTTGCACGTGACGACGCACACGGAGGAGAACGAAAAAGCCACCAGCAGCTCCAGTGAGGTGCAGTCACAAGTTGTGAGCAATTTTGCTCCACTTTCTGATCTGGACGATGACGATGTCATGTCTCGCTCTTCTGACACGGATCACAGCGACGACGGCAAAGAGGCGGGTAAGAAGCCAGACGGAGATGGCGACAATAATAACTTTGTGTGCTCCAAATGCGGGAAAACCTTTTACCACAAGGGCCATTTAAACAGACACATGATAACGCACACCGGGGAGAAACCTTTCGGCTGTTCGTTCTGCGCCAAATGCTTCACCCGCAAGTCGGATCTGAAGGTGCACGTGCAGGTCAAGCACACGGGCGACAAGCCTTTCGAATGCGCCGTCTGTGCCAAAAGCTTCCCCGTCAAGAGATATTTGATCACGCACATGAGGAAGCACGACGGCCACCTCCCGTTCATCTGCTCGGCGTGCGGGAAGGCCTTCGCCGCAAAAGAAGAACTGGAAGCGCACGCGGCCACGGACGCCGAATGCGCTGGATCGCAAGCGGACGACACGACGGCGCAGTCTTCGGAAGCGGATCTggaaaagagctccaaacgcgACGCCGCGGCGCAACACACTGGTTTCATCTGCTCCGAATGCGGCAAGTCCTTCGTCCAGAAGGCCACCTTGAACCGACACATGCGAATCCACACCGGGGAGAAACCCTTCGGCTGCGCCGCTTGCGGCAAACGCTTCTCGCGGAACGGCGACTTGACCATCCACATGAGAACACACTCGGCGGAAAAACTGTTCAACTGCACTCTGTGCAGCGAGTCCTTCTCCCTCAAGCACTACCTGAGCGTGCACATGAAGCGGCACTTTGCCGACAAGCCGTTCGCCTGCTCCGTCTGCGCCAAACGCTTCAACACCAAGGCGCACCTGAAGACGCACATGAAGAGACACACGGGGGAGAAACCCTTCAGCTGCGAGGTGTGCGGCCGCTGCTTCTTCTGCAAGCGGGACGTCAGGACGCACATGAGGACGCACACCGGGGAGAAACCCTTCACCTGCCCCGTGTGCAACAAAGGCTTCTCCACCAAGACGTACGTCTCCATGCACATGAGGACGCACACCGGCGAAAGACTCTTCAGCTGCGACGCCTGTCATAAAAGATTCACGTTTAAGACGCAAGTCTACAGTCACGTGTGTACCGGATACAAAAACAGCACTAACGACACTGCAGGACTT ctgactttgg AAGAAAAGGCGGAAGTTGTCAACGGCGCGCTGGGCTGGCTAGCTAACGCCTTCAGAACCGTGAAAATGTGTAAAGTCAGGATGTTGCGAGAGCTGGTGAAGCAGCGGCTCAACGTGGCCGTCGAGGAGATCTTCCAACTGTTCGAGAGAACCTTCGCGGACTACGAGGAGGAACTTTGTCGAACCAAAGAGGAGAACGAACGACAACGACAACTACTTGACGCCGTTCTCAAGCCACAAGTTGGATTACACGCGTCGG ACATCCAGCAGGTGTTGGTGGAGAGTGAAGAAGATGTTCCCTCTGAGCAGCAGGAGGAGCCAACAGAGACCCCTCATGTTAAAGAGGaagatgatgaggaggaggatgacgaGTGGACCAGCCTTGCTGTGAAAAGCGAGGAGAACCGAGGCGGCACCAGCTCGGGAATTGAAGCGAAAGCTGATAGACAACAAGCAGACACCCCGCTATCAGACGTGGACGACCCGATGTCCCCATCTACCGACACGGAGCACAGCGACGACGCCAAAGAACCTTCGGACCCTAAAGGTGACAACAACCCGTTAATTTGCACCGAATGCGGCAAAACGTTTATCCAGAGGGGGAATTTGAACAGGCACATGCGAACGCACAGCGGAGAGAAACCGTTCGCGTGCTCCTTTTGCAGCAAAAGCTTCACCAGGAAGTCGGATTTGAAGGTGCACGTGCAGGCCAAACACacgggcgagaaaccttttaATTGTGACATCTGCGCTAAAAAATTCCCCGTGAAGAAATATTTGATGATTCACATGAGAACGCATTCTCTGGAAAAACCTTTCGCCTGCTTGGCTTGCGCCAAAGGTTTCTCCAGCAAAGCCGAGCTGGACGCGCACGGCGACGGCGAGCTCTGCGGCACGTCGCAAGCGGGCGCCGACGATGCCGCGTCGCACCCCCCCGAGATCGAGCGGGCTCGCAAGCCCGCGAAAGCCGACCAGACGCAGCCCGCCGACGGCGCGCAGTTCATCTGCGCCGAGTGCGGCAAAACCTTCAGCCTGAAGGGGACGCTGAAGCgacacatgcgcacgcacaccGGGGAGAAACCCTTCAGCTGCGCCGTGTGCGGCAAAAGCTTCTCCACCAAGTCGGACATGAAGACGCACGTGGAGACGCACTCGGGCGAGAAACCCTTCGGCTGCACCATCTGCGGCGAGCGCTTCTCCCTCAAGCAGTACTTGAAGATCCACATGAAGCGGCACTTTGCCGACAAGCCGTTCAGCTGCACCGTGTGCGCCAAACGCTTCTTCACCAAAGCGCACCTGAAGACGCACATGAGGACGCACACGGGCGAGAAACCCTTCAGCTGCGAGGTGTGCGGCCGCTGCTTCTTCTGCAAGCGGGACGTCAGGACGCACATGAGGACGCACACCGGGGAGAAACCCTTCACCTGCCCCGTGTGCAACAAAGGCTTCTCCACCAAAGCGTACGTCACCATGCACATGAGGACGCACACCGGCGAGAGACTCTTCAGCTGCGACGTCTGTCAGAAAAGATTCACGTTTAAGACGCAAGTGAACAGCCACGTGTGCGCCGGTCAGAAAAACCGCAGGAAAGACTCGGCGGGGATTTAA